The genomic window AGTACACCAAGGAAGGCACTGGTGGTTCCCAGTATAGAAGAAGCAACCTTTGAGTTTCTTTTCATTGGGATTGCATGTTCTTGATTTAAAACAGTCGGATCCTTCAAGATAACCTTAAGTTGCACAGGGGCGCTTTTTCTTAAGTAATGGTACGGCTTTCTGCCACTGTTATCTCGGATGTGGACGTTTGCATTATAAATTGTAGCTAGCATAAGGATGACATCTTTACATTCATGTATAGCAGCTATATGTAGCGGTGTATAGCCACCAAAAGACCTTACGTTCACATTAAGGTTACTACCACTTCTATGACTCTGGTCAAATAATAATTTCACCATCTCTGAGTTGCCACTCTTGGCTGCCCAGTGCAATGCAGTATATCCAGATATAAAGTCTCGCTTACCAGCCAGGTCACTGTCAGTCATAATAAGACCAAGGAGTTTATGATTCCACCGGCCATTGGAGGAATGAACCAACCAGTCATGCTCGGATTGTTCCAGGGGCACCACCTCGGAATACTTGGTCTCCTCGCTTACTTTTATCATTTTGGATGACCTCTTGATGAGGGGAGACTTGGAGTCGGAGTCAGTAAGCTGCCTTCTGGACACCTTGGGAGACTTTGGTAAAGCAGTGCTGGAAGCTTCCTGAATAACTTTAGGTAGGGCAGATAGTTGCAGTGGAGGGTCTTGGCTCTCATGCTTTTCCTCCCAAGGGGCATAACGTAGGGGCAGCATGTGTGGCTTCTGCATCTGGTCTTTAGACTGGCCATCAGACCATGTTTTGGGAAAAGGGACAGGTCCAGCATTGTCCATTCTAGACACAATGTCAGACACAGACTCCCTTTTAGCTTCATCATGATCTTCTGTCTCCTCCTCAGGTAAGGTGCTTACTTCAGATACAATAGTCTCAGGAATGGTTCTAGCAGACTCTGTATCTTGTAACTCCTCTGGTCTGGACTCCTGCTGGAAGGTCTCCTCTGTCTCCTGACACATGGCAGCTCCCTCCTCAGGGTTGTTACTCACAGGTTCAGCTTGTGTTTGTTCTTCTTTGCTGTAGCTGGCAATCTCCTCTTGTTCCTCCACCACTGGTGTCACCTTCTCTGCCAGTAAATAGGTATACTTCTTCTTCAGCACCACCATCTTGGTGCCCTCTTCATCTTTCACCACTGCTATGTTATTAACAAACTTCTTAAAAAGTTCCCTGTTGTTTGCCTTGTCTTGAGGATCAGAAGACTCCACCACAGGCTTAAACCTCCTGAGCAGATCAGAGTTCTTCACCTTTCCTCCCTGTTCCAGCAGAAAGTTCAGCACCACTTCTTGGGTTACAGCCATTCTCCTCTTTCACACTCAGGGGGATCTTATGTGCTGAGAAGCCCAGCTCTTCCCTGTCACATCTCGTCTGCTTGGGTCTTTACCTGTTGCTTCCGGGGTGAAACTTTgtgatcagctctgctacgcccaGCCCTGACTGATCAGTcaataaagggggagggggaggggaggctccagccctgagctgctgctgctgctgctgtcactctcACCTGGACAGCTGACAGGTGGGATGGCGGCTCCTCAGCTCACAGTGTGATCTCCTATAGACAAGCAGCAGGAGAGGTAGATCACATCACTCGTATTACACTAATCCTGCTCAGCCATGTATTGTAGTAGTCACCTACATTGTATCTCCAGGTGGGGAAAGCTTGTATTTCACCCTATATCCTGATAAGGCTGCTGCACATAGGCAAATGGCAGCATGAGCTTAAAGGCTTTTACTCCTATTGTTCTCTATATAGAGTAAATATTTGGGTGTTCAGTTACAGATAAGTGACCATTTAAAGGGCATTTCCTGCTGAATGGATAAACCTCCAGGTCCCTAGTTGCAGTGACAGATCTCATAGGgtttctcacccagctttcccagacttctgGGAGTTAAGTTTCTTCCTCCTTCACACATTGCATTGGGATCTCTCATGTCACAGAGTATTGTCAAACACTTGGATCAATGAAAGTTAGTGTGTTACCAGAAAAtgacttgtttaaaggggttgtccagtgaaaatctttttttttttttttttttttttttttcaaattaactgttgtaagaaagttatatagattagtaatttacttccatttaaaaatctcgtcttcccatacttttcagctgctgtatgtcctgctggtgttttcttttcagtctgacacagtgctctctgctgactgtccagagcagcagcaaatctccatagaaaacctttcctactcttgacagttcctgtttctgacagaggtggcagcagagagcactgtgtcagaattaaaagaaaacatttcctccaggacatacagcagctgataa from Dendropsophus ebraccatus isolate aDenEbr1 chromosome 1, aDenEbr1.pat, whole genome shotgun sequence includes these protein-coding regions:
- the SOWAHA gene encoding ankyrin repeat domain-containing protein SOWAHA, with the translated sequence MAVTQEVVLNFLLEQGGKVKNSDLLRRFKPVVESSDPQDKANNRELFKKFVNNIAVVKDEEGTKMVVLKKKYTYLLAEKVTPVVEEQEEIASYSKEEQTQAEPVSNNPEEGAAMCQETEETFQQESRPEELQDTESARTIPETIVSEVSTLPEEETEDHDEAKRESVSDIVSRMDNAGPVPFPKTWSDGQSKDQMQKPHMLPLRYAPWEEKHESQDPPLQLSALPKVIQEASSTALPKSPKVSRRQLTDSDSKSPLIKRSSKMIKVSEETKYSEVVPLEQSEHDWLVHSSNGRWNHKLLGLIMTDSDLAGKRDFISGYTALHWAAKSGNSEMVKLLFDQSHRSGSNLNVNVRSFGGYTPLHIAAIHECKDVILMLATIYNANVHIRDNSGRKPYHYLRKSAPVQLKVILKDPTVLNQEHAIPMKRNSKVASSILGTTSAFLGVLSEDIAFHDLAKGLKKPGSFNKFFTAPSGVRKKMKARDSYPSISSLCEEPEEHEEIVGKRRPVSEFFTH